The following proteins are encoded in a genomic region of Shinella zoogloeoides:
- the metA gene encoding homoserine O-acetyltransferase MetA, whose translation MPIKIPDTLPAFQTLVNEGVRVMTETMAIRQDIRPLQIGLLNLMPNKIKTEVQMARLVGASPLQVELSLIRVGGHRAKNTSEEHLLAFYDTWEEVKHRKFDGFIITGAPVETLDYEDVTYWDEMKQILDWTETNVHSTLNVCWGAMAAIYHFHGVPKHTLEEKAFGVYRHHNRKPSSVYLNGFSDNFEVPVSRWTEIRIEDIRSVAELDILLDSDETGVCLIQEKAGNRLYIFNHVEYDSTSLADEYFRDVSAGVPIKLPKNYFPHNDPSLPPQNRWRGHAHLLFGNWINEIYQTTPYDLEKIGTGA comes from the coding sequence ATGCCCATCAAGATTCCCGATACGCTCCCCGCCTTCCAGACCCTCGTCAACGAGGGCGTGCGGGTGATGACCGAAACGATGGCGATCCGGCAGGATATCCGCCCGCTGCAGATCGGGCTGCTCAACCTCATGCCGAACAAGATCAAGACGGAAGTGCAGATGGCGCGCCTCGTCGGCGCCTCGCCGCTGCAGGTCGAATTGTCTCTCATTCGCGTCGGCGGCCACCGCGCCAAGAACACCTCGGAAGAGCACCTCCTCGCCTTCTACGATACGTGGGAGGAGGTGAAGCACCGCAAGTTCGACGGCTTCATCATCACCGGCGCGCCGGTGGAAACCCTCGACTACGAGGACGTCACCTATTGGGACGAGATGAAGCAGATCCTCGACTGGACCGAGACCAACGTCCATTCGACGCTGAACGTCTGCTGGGGCGCCATGGCGGCGATCTACCATTTCCACGGCGTGCCCAAGCACACGCTGGAGGAAAAGGCCTTCGGCGTCTACCGCCACCACAACCGCAAACCCTCGTCGGTCTATCTCAACGGCTTCTCGGACAATTTCGAGGTTCCGGTCTCGCGCTGGACGGAGATCCGCATCGAGGACATCCGAAGCGTGGCGGAACTCGACATCCTGCTCGATTCCGACGAGACGGGCGTCTGCCTCATCCAGGAGAAGGCCGGCAACCGGCTCTATATCTTCAACCATGTCGAATACGATTCGACCTCGCTCGCCGACGAATATTTCCGCGATGTCTCGGCCGGCGTGCCGATCAAGCTGCCGAAGAACTATTTCCCGCACAACGATCCATCCCTGCCGCCGCAGAACCGCTGGCGCGGCCATGCGCACCTGCTCTTCGGCAACTGGATCAACGAGATCTACCAGACCACGCCCTACGACCTCGAGAAAATCGGAACAGGAGCCTGA
- a CDS encoding GNAT family N-acetyltransferase yields the protein MSRVVVRPLHKDDEGEWRRLWTAYLAFYETVLPEEIFASTFARLTGETADGEYRGLLATLDGKPVGLAHYLFHRSCWTINSICYLQDLFADPEVRGSGIGRALIEGVYAKAEEAGAPEVYWMTQDFNATARKLYDRIADKTPFIVYQKNF from the coding sequence ATGAGCCGTGTCGTCGTTCGCCCTCTGCACAAGGATGATGAAGGCGAATGGCGGCGCCTGTGGACCGCCTATCTCGCCTTCTATGAGACGGTCCTGCCCGAGGAGATTTTCGCCAGCACCTTCGCCCGGCTGACGGGCGAGACGGCGGACGGCGAATATCGCGGCCTTCTGGCGACGCTCGACGGCAAGCCGGTGGGCCTTGCGCATTACCTCTTCCACCGCTCCTGCTGGACCATCAACAGCATCTGCTACCTGCAGGATCTCTTCGCCGATCCCGAGGTGCGCGGCAGCGGCATCGGCCGGGCGCTGATCGAAGGCGTCTATGCCAAGGCAGAGGAAGCGGGCGCGCCCGAGGTCTACTGGATGACGCAGGACTTCAACGCCACCGCCCGCAAGCTCTACGACCGCATCGCCGACAAGACGCCCTTCATCGTCTACCAGAAGAATTTCTGA
- a CDS encoding aldose epimerase family protein, giving the protein MRRKRAVRAGNGIFGHLENGEPVERITITGGGLTAHVLTWGTVIQDLRLQGHDAPLVLGYADLPSYRAHSPYFGATPGRCANRIAGGRFSIDGTAYQLECNERGITHLHGGSDGIGQQNWRIADQGPDFVTLAVTDPAGRAGYPGTASITCTYRLTGDGVLSVVYEATTDAPTPVNLCQHSYFILDGSADAFGHEIRLAADHYLPVDENLIPSGEVRPVAGMPFDLRDWTPLSRQKAADGVAFDHNFCLSPERQAKRPVGAVRSPASGVSLEVLTTEPGVQLYTGAYVDSPVPGLDGRRYGPFAGFCLETQIWPDAVNHDNFPKAVLRPGETLRQETDYVFRKG; this is encoded by the coding sequence ATGCGGAGGAAACGGGCGGTGCGGGCAGGAAACGGGATCTTCGGCCATCTGGAAAACGGCGAGCCGGTCGAGCGCATCACGATCACCGGCGGCGGGCTGACGGCTCATGTGCTCACCTGGGGTACCGTCATTCAGGATCTGCGCCTTCAGGGCCACGATGCCCCGCTCGTTCTAGGCTACGCGGACCTGCCCTCCTACCGCGCCCACTCCCCCTATTTCGGCGCGACGCCCGGCCGCTGCGCCAACCGCATCGCCGGTGGCCGCTTCTCCATCGACGGCACCGCCTACCAGCTCGAATGCAACGAGCGCGGCATCACGCATCTGCACGGCGGCAGCGACGGCATCGGCCAGCAGAACTGGCGGATTGCCGATCAGGGCCCAGATTTCGTGACCCTTGCTGTCACGGACCCCGCCGGACGCGCCGGCTATCCCGGCACCGCTTCCATCACCTGCACCTACCGCCTCACCGGCGACGGCGTGCTCTCTGTCGTCTACGAGGCGACGACCGATGCGCCGACGCCCGTCAATCTCTGCCAGCACAGCTATTTCATCCTCGACGGCAGCGCCGACGCCTTCGGCCACGAGATCCGCCTTGCCGCCGATCACTACCTGCCCGTCGACGAGAACCTCATCCCGAGCGGCGAGGTCCGCCCCGTCGCCGGCATGCCCTTCGATCTCAGGGACTGGACGCCGCTTTCCCGCCAGAAGGCGGCCGATGGTGTCGCCTTCGACCACAACTTCTGCCTCTCGCCCGAACGGCAGGCCAAGCGCCCCGTCGGCGCCGTGCGAAGCCCGGCATCCGGCGTCTCGCTGGAGGTCCTGACCACCGAACCCGGCGTGCAGCTCTATACCGGCGCCTATGTGGATTCGCCCGTCCCCGGTCTCGATGGCCGCCGCTACGGCCCCTTTGCCGGCTTCTGCCTCGAAACGCAGATCTGGCCGGACGCCGTCAACCACGACAACTTCCCGAAGGCGGTCCTGCGCCCCGGCGAGACGCTGCGGCAGGAAACGGACTACGTCTTCCGCAAGGGTTGA
- a CDS encoding methyl-accepting chemotaxis protein, whose product MKISDLSISRKVGFLVLLMGIAAGTIATVGSRGLTSLGAALQDTGTREEVAREAMDLRIDVIAISRMTYQLATAPEKAADFAAETEKRAGEMLDRLPKIASTADASEQKLLEGVRAALVPYFDQIRAMVAVASQNGADRAAIHAALDKALEGQKAVTAALKEYTNYSAETLSASRAVAISRSANTQVLLLATAFVCIVAGMLLSMLFARNGIVRPIQRLTGVMSNLAAGKLDDEIPGTDRKDEIGAMARTLDVFRANEMQMREMEAQEAALQAQSKDLQSNISTIVAAAAAGDFSRRITKSYEDEDLSRFAGSVNELVANVDRGVSEVRRVIASLSHADLTQEMAGHFQGDFAELQANVNGAMLTLRSTMSGILSTAGTITGNSRELSAAADQLAHRTEQQAASLEETAAALEEITTTVKTSTARAVEASEIVRETKESAEKSGDIVKSAIDAMGRIEQSSQKISQIISVIDEIAFQTNLLALNAGVEAARAGEAGRGFAVVAQEVRELAQRSANAAKEIKTLINASAGEVKGGVSLVLSTGDVLSEIKDLVNRVNDHVVSITRAAQEQSAALGEINTAVNQMDQMTQQNAAMVEETTAASQVLASEAAQLQTALSQFHIGEGHAHATQHRRAA is encoded by the coding sequence ATGAAAATCTCGGATCTCTCCATTTCCCGGAAAGTCGGCTTCCTGGTGCTCCTCATGGGCATCGCCGCCGGCACCATCGCCACCGTCGGCAGCCGCGGCCTCACCTCGCTCGGCGCGGCCCTTCAGGACACCGGCACGCGCGAGGAAGTCGCCCGCGAAGCCATGGACCTGCGCATCGACGTCATCGCCATCAGCCGCATGACCTACCAGTTGGCGACCGCCCCGGAAAAGGCGGCGGACTTTGCCGCCGAGACGGAAAAGCGCGCCGGCGAGATGCTGGACCGCCTGCCGAAGATCGCCTCGACCGCCGATGCCAGCGAACAGAAGCTGCTCGAAGGCGTGCGCGCGGCGCTGGTTCCCTATTTCGACCAGATCCGCGCCATGGTGGCCGTCGCCTCGCAGAACGGCGCAGACCGCGCCGCGATCCACGCCGCACTCGACAAGGCGCTGGAAGGCCAGAAGGCCGTTACCGCGGCGCTGAAGGAATACACCAACTACTCCGCCGAGACCCTTTCGGCCTCCCGCGCCGTCGCGATCTCCCGGTCTGCGAACACGCAGGTCCTGCTGCTCGCCACCGCCTTCGTCTGTATCGTCGCGGGCATGCTGCTGAGCATGCTCTTCGCCCGCAACGGCATCGTGCGGCCGATCCAGCGCCTGACCGGCGTGATGTCGAACCTTGCCGCCGGCAAGCTGGACGACGAGATTCCCGGCACCGACCGCAAGGACGAGATCGGCGCCATGGCGCGCACGCTCGACGTCTTCCGCGCCAACGAGATGCAGATGCGCGAAATGGAGGCGCAGGAAGCGGCCCTTCAGGCGCAGAGCAAGGACCTGCAGTCCAACATCAGCACCATCGTCGCCGCCGCTGCCGCCGGCGATTTCTCCCGCCGCATCACCAAATCCTACGAGGACGAGGATCTCAGCCGCTTCGCAGGCAGCGTCAACGAACTGGTGGCCAATGTCGACCGGGGCGTCAGTGAAGTGCGCCGCGTCATCGCCTCGCTGTCGCATGCCGACCTCACACAGGAAATGGCGGGCCATTTCCAGGGCGACTTCGCCGAGCTCCAGGCCAACGTCAACGGCGCCATGCTGACGCTGCGCAGCACGATGAGCGGCATTCTCTCGACCGCCGGCACCATCACCGGCAATTCCCGCGAGCTTTCCGCCGCCGCCGACCAGCTCGCCCACCGCACCGAGCAGCAGGCCGCCTCGCTGGAGGAGACCGCCGCCGCGCTCGAGGAGATCACCACGACCGTGAAGACCTCCACGGCCCGCGCCGTGGAAGCCTCGGAGATCGTGCGCGAGACCAAGGAAAGCGCCGAGAAATCCGGCGACATCGTGAAGAGCGCCATCGACGCCATGGGCCGCATCGAGCAGTCCTCGCAGAAGATCAGCCAGATCATCTCGGTGATCGACGAGATCGCCTTCCAGACGAACCTTCTGGCGCTGAATGCCGGCGTCGAGGCTGCCCGTGCAGGCGAGGCGGGGCGCGGCTTCGCCGTCGTCGCGCAGGAAGTGCGCGAGCTCGCCCAGCGCTCGGCCAATGCGGCCAAGGAGATCAAGACGCTGATCAACGCCTCGGCAGGCGAAGTGAAGGGCGGCGTTTCGCTTGTTTTGTCGACCGGCGACGTGCTCTCCGAGATCAAGGACCTCGTGAACCGCGTCAACGACCATGTCGTCTCGATCACCCGCGCGGCACAGGAACAGTCCGCCGCGCTCGGCGAGATCAACACGGCCGTCAACCAGATGGACCAGATGACCCAGCAGAACGCCGCCATGGTAGAAGAAACCACCGCGGCGAGCCAGGTCCTCGCCAGCGAGGCCGCCCAGCTCCAGACGGCGCTCTCGCAGTTCCATATCGGCGAGGGCCACGCTCACGCCACGCAGCATCGCCGCGCCGCCTGA
- a CDS encoding prolyl-tRNA synthetase associated domain-containing protein: protein MSEAQPKTDKDLFQFLDGLGIVHTTKEHAPVFTVAESVALRDEIPGGHTKNLFVKDKKDNYFLMTVEEHATVDLKTIHTVIGAASRVSFGKPEKLMEYLGVIPGAVTAFGVLNDAGKNVKIIIDQDLMAFDTINCHPLRNDATTSIGSKDLLRFIEATGHEPLVLKVTA, encoded by the coding sequence ATGAGCGAAGCGCAGCCGAAGACGGACAAGGACCTCTTTCAGTTTCTCGACGGGCTGGGCATCGTCCACACGACGAAGGAGCATGCCCCCGTCTTCACCGTCGCCGAATCCGTCGCGCTGCGCGACGAGATTCCCGGCGGCCACACGAAGAACCTCTTCGTGAAGGACAAGAAGGACAATTACTTCCTGATGACCGTCGAGGAACATGCGACGGTAGACCTGAAGACCATTCATACCGTCATCGGCGCGGCAAGCCGGGTCTCCTTCGGCAAGCCGGAGAAGCTGATGGAATATCTCGGCGTCATTCCCGGCGCCGTCACCGCCTTCGGCGTCCTCAACGACGCGGGGAAGAACGTGAAGATCATCATCGACCAGGACCTGATGGCCTTCGACACGATCAACTGCCACCCGCTGCGCAACGACGCCACCACCTCGATCGGCTCGAAGGACCTGCTGCGCTTCATCGAGGCGACGGGGCACGAGCCGCTTGTCTTGAAAGTCACGGCCTGA
- the trxA gene encoding thioredoxin yields the protein MSAGDNPYASSYGGQMNVSANYGGAAPADDLIKDTTTANFSRDVLEASRQQPVLVDFWAPWCGPCKQLQPLIEKVVREGAGRVKLVKLNIDDHPSIPGQLGIQSIPAVIAFVGGRPVDGFMGAVPESQIREFIDKVAGPAGADEKAEIEAMLAEAKTLFDAGDLAGAADLYGALLQADPENAPALAGIAECMIAVGQPDNARQALANLPEALAADPAIAAVARKLDQIEEARKLGDPAALEQALALDPDDHAARLNLAKIRNVEGDRQAAADHLLHIMKRDRAFDDDGARRELLQFFDVWGPKDPATIAARRKLSSILFS from the coding sequence ATGAGTGCAGGCGACAACCCCTATGCATCGTCCTATGGCGGACAGATGAACGTTTCGGCGAACTATGGCGGGGCGGCACCGGCGGATGACCTGATCAAGGACACGACGACGGCGAACTTCTCGCGCGACGTGCTGGAGGCCTCGCGCCAGCAGCCGGTCCTCGTCGATTTCTGGGCGCCCTGGTGCGGCCCGTGCAAGCAGCTCCAGCCGCTCATCGAGAAGGTCGTGCGCGAGGGCGCCGGCCGGGTGAAGCTCGTCAAGCTCAACATCGACGACCATCCCTCCATTCCCGGCCAGCTCGGCATCCAGTCCATTCCCGCCGTCATCGCCTTCGTCGGCGGCCGGCCGGTGGACGGCTTCATGGGCGCGGTGCCGGAAAGCCAGATTCGCGAGTTCATCGACAAGGTGGCCGGCCCCGCGGGCGCCGACGAGAAAGCCGAGATCGAGGCGATGCTCGCTGAAGCGAAGACGCTCTTCGACGCGGGCGACCTTGCCGGCGCGGCCGATCTCTACGGCGCGCTGCTGCAGGCCGACCCGGAGAACGCCCCGGCACTTGCCGGCATCGCCGAATGCATGATCGCCGTCGGCCAGCCGGACAATGCCCGCCAGGCGCTCGCCAACCTGCCGGAGGCGCTTGCCGCCGACCCGGCCATCGCGGCGGTCGCCAGGAAGCTCGACCAGATCGAGGAGGCCCGCAAGCTCGGCGATCCGGCCGCGCTCGAACAGGCGCTGGCGCTGGACCCGGACGATCATGCCGCGCGGCTCAACCTTGCGAAGATCCGCAATGTGGAGGGCGACCGCCAGGCGGCGGCCGACCATCTGCTCCACATCATGAAGCGTGACCGCGCCTTCGACGACGATGGCGCACGCCGCGAACTGCTGCAGTTCTTCGACGTCTGGGGTCCCAAGGACCCGGCGACGATCGCCGCCCGCCGCAAGCTGTCGTCGATCCTGTTCTCCTGA
- a CDS encoding LON peptidase substrate-binding domain-containing protein gives MQVGNARYLKPEDLPEAIPVFPLTGALLLPGGQLPLNIFEPRYLSMFDDALASHRLVGMVQPVFGEHRAEEPAGETPALCQVGCLGRITSFAETGDGRYIVSLTGICRYRLLEEVRSGKSYRSFRIAPFITDLSAGDDEQSVDREALLSAFKAYLDANKLEADWESVERASNMTLVNSMAMMSPYGPAEKQALLEAPDLKTRAETLIAITEIVLARSYGDVDTRLQ, from the coding sequence ATGCAGGTGGGAAATGCGCGTTATCTGAAGCCGGAGGACCTGCCCGAGGCCATTCCCGTCTTTCCGCTGACGGGTGCGCTGCTCCTGCCCGGCGGCCAGCTGCCGCTCAATATCTTCGAGCCGCGCTATCTTTCCATGTTCGACGATGCGCTCGCCTCGCACCGACTGGTCGGCATGGTGCAGCCGGTCTTCGGCGAGCACCGGGCGGAAGAGCCGGCAGGCGAGACGCCCGCGCTCTGCCAGGTCGGCTGCCTCGGCCGCATCACCTCCTTCGCCGAGACCGGGGACGGGCGCTACATCGTCTCGCTCACCGGCATCTGCCGCTACAGGCTGCTGGAGGAGGTGCGGAGCGGCAAGTCCTATCGCAGCTTCCGCATCGCCCCCTTCATCACCGACCTTTCGGCCGGCGACGACGAACAGAGCGTCGATCGCGAGGCGTTGCTTTCCGCCTTCAAGGCCTATCTCGACGCCAACAAGCTGGAGGCGGACTGGGAGAGCGTCGAGCGCGCCAGCAACATGACGCTGGTCAACTCCATGGCGATGATGTCGCCCTACGGCCCGGCGGAAAAGCAGGCGCTGCTGGAGGCACCGGACCTCAAGACGCGGGCGGAAACGCTGATCGCGATCACCGAAATCGTCCTAGCGCGCAGCTACGGCGACGTCGACACCCGCCTGCAATAG
- a CDS encoding Trm112 family protein has product MDASTSRVDPKLLELLVCPLTKGRLVYDAKAGELVSEKAKLAYPIRDGIPIMLISEAREIKD; this is encoded by the coding sequence ATGGATGCCAGCACCAGCCGCGTCGATCCGAAGCTGCTCGAACTCCTCGTCTGCCCGCTGACCAAGGGGCGGCTGGTCTACGACGCCAAGGCCGGCGAGCTTGTCTCCGAAAAGGCGAAGCTCGCCTACCCGATCCGCGACGGGATCCCGATCATGCTGATCTCGGAGGCACGGGAGATCAAGGATTAG
- a CDS encoding ubiquinone biosynthesis hydroxylase — MLDVLVAGGGYVGLSLAVAVKKAAPHLAVEVVDAAPDHAWRKDERAFAIVAAARNLLDVLGIWNEIEPEAEPIRRMVITDSRTADPVRPVFLTFEGAGSGDDGQPFAHMVPNRAITGGLLKQAEALGVAIRWSTSVEGFATGQHSTTVTLSDGTERQTRLLVACDGVRSKLRDMAGIKVVRFDYGQSGIVTTVEHERPHEGTAEEHFLPAGPFATLPLTGNRSSLVWTERTEDARRLVESDDLVFEEELERRFGHKLGALKVVDGRRAFPLGLTLARAFVAPRFALAGDAAHGIHPISGQGLNLGFKDVAALAETIVEADRLGLDIGAVSVLERYETWRRFDTVRMGMTTDVLNRLFSNDVTPLRVLRDVGLGVVDRLPGLKSFFIRQAEGTTGGNHPRMLVGQPI; from the coding sequence ATGCTCGACGTCCTCGTCGCCGGCGGCGGCTATGTCGGCCTGTCGCTGGCCGTCGCCGTCAAGAAGGCCGCGCCGCACCTTGCCGTCGAGGTGGTGGATGCAGCGCCCGATCATGCCTGGCGCAAAGACGAGCGCGCCTTCGCCATCGTCGCCGCCGCGCGTAACCTGCTCGACGTGCTCGGCATCTGGAACGAGATCGAGCCGGAGGCCGAGCCGATCCGCCGGATGGTGATCACCGATTCGCGCACGGCCGACCCCGTCCGCCCCGTCTTCCTCACCTTCGAGGGTGCCGGCTCCGGTGACGACGGCCAGCCCTTCGCCCATATGGTGCCGAACCGCGCCATCACCGGCGGCCTGCTGAAGCAGGCGGAAGCCCTTGGCGTAGCAATTCGCTGGTCGACCTCCGTGGAAGGTTTTGCAACCGGCCAGCATTCCACCACCGTCACCCTGTCCGACGGCACGGAGCGCCAGACGCGTCTCCTCGTCGCCTGCGACGGCGTGCGCTCGAAGCTGCGCGACATGGCCGGCATCAAGGTGGTGCGCTTCGACTACGGCCAGTCCGGCATCGTCACCACCGTCGAGCACGAGCGTCCGCACGAGGGCACGGCGGAAGAGCATTTCCTGCCCGCCGGCCCCTTCGCCACCCTGCCGCTCACCGGCAACCGCTCCTCGCTGGTCTGGACCGAGCGCACGGAAGATGCCCGCCGCCTCGTCGAGAGCGACGATCTCGTCTTCGAGGAAGAGCTGGAGCGCCGTTTCGGCCACAAGCTCGGTGCGCTGAAGGTCGTCGACGGCCGCCGCGCCTTCCCGCTCGGCCTGACGCTCGCCCGCGCCTTCGTCGCCCCGCGCTTCGCGCTGGCGGGCGACGCCGCCCACGGCATCCACCCGATTTCCGGCCAGGGCCTCAATCTCGGCTTCAAGGACGTGGCGGCGCTGGCCGAGACCATCGTGGAGGCAGACCGTCTCGGCCTCGATATCGGCGCCGTCTCGGTGCTGGAACGCTACGAGACCTGGCGCCGCTTCGACACGGTCCGCATGGGCATGACCACCGACGTCCTGAACCGCCTCTTCTCCAACGACGTAACGCCCCTGCGCGTCCTGCGCGACGTCGGCCTCGGCGTCGTCGACCGCCTGCCCGGCCTCAAATCCTTCTTCATCCGCCAGGCCGAGGGCACCACGGGCGGAAACCATCCGCGCATGCTGGTGGGGCAGCCGATCTAA
- the tesB gene encoding acyl-CoA thioesterase II, producing the protein MSRQTANPAMDVLLRTLDIERLETRLFRGESPQVGWQRVFGGQVIGQALVAATRTVEENRFVHSLHAYFVRPGDPSIPIIYDVENIRDGGSFATRRVVAIQHDRPIYFMTASFQDDEDGFEHQTAMPDVPPPEKLIGEAELKAQFMAAAPPHIRAYWERPRPIELRPVSLKHYLSSEKLDPHQNIWVRTTGPVPADRHLQAAVLAYLSDMTLLDTSLFAHGTSVLDRSLQVASLDHAMWFHRPPVLDDWLLYSQDSPSAFGARGMTRGAIFTRSGTLIASVAQEGLIRKKATA; encoded by the coding sequence ATGTCGCGCCAGACCGCCAATCCCGCCATGGATGTTCTCCTTCGGACGCTCGATATCGAGCGGCTGGAAACCCGCCTGTTTCGTGGAGAAAGCCCGCAGGTCGGCTGGCAGCGGGTGTTCGGCGGGCAGGTGATCGGCCAGGCGCTGGTCGCCGCCACGCGCACGGTGGAGGAAAACCGCTTCGTGCATTCGCTGCACGCCTATTTCGTGCGGCCGGGCGATCCCTCCATCCCGATCATCTACGACGTGGAGAACATTCGCGACGGCGGCTCCTTCGCCACGCGCCGCGTCGTCGCCATCCAGCACGACCGGCCGATCTATTTCATGACCGCCTCCTTCCAGGACGACGAGGACGGCTTCGAGCACCAGACGGCGATGCCCGACGTGCCGCCGCCGGAAAAGCTCATCGGCGAAGCGGAGCTGAAGGCGCAGTTCATGGCCGCCGCGCCGCCGCATATCCGCGCCTACTGGGAGCGCCCGCGCCCCATCGAGCTGCGCCCGGTCTCGCTGAAACACTATCTTTCCTCGGAGAAGCTAGACCCGCACCAGAACATCTGGGTGCGCACCACGGGGCCGGTGCCGGCCGACCGCCATCTGCAGGCGGCGGTGCTTGCCTATCTCTCCGACATGACGCTGCTCGACACCTCGCTCTTCGCCCATGGCACGTCGGTTCTCGACCGTTCGCTGCAGGTGGCGAGCCTCGACCATGCCATGTGGTTCCACCGCCCGCCCGTCCTCGATGACTGGCTGCTCTACAGCCAGGACAGCCCTTCGGCCTTCGGCGCGCGCGGCATGACGCGCGGCGCAATCTTTACCCGCTCCGGCACCCTCATTGCCTCCGTTGCCCAGGAAGGGCTGATCCGGAAAAAGGCAACCGCCTAA
- a CDS encoding P-II family nitrogen regulator → MGNQMKIVMAIIKPFKLDEVREALTAVGIQGLTVTEVKGYGRQKGHTEIYRGTEYAVSFLPKLKIEIAVPGDVVDKAVEAIASAAKTGQIGDGKIFVYSIDHAVRIRTGETDTEAL, encoded by the coding sequence ATGGGAAACCAGATGAAAATCGTAATGGCCATTATCAAGCCGTTCAAACTCGACGAGGTGCGCGAAGCCCTCACCGCCGTCGGCATCCAGGGCCTGACCGTGACCGAGGTGAAGGGTTACGGCCGCCAGAAGGGGCATACGGAAATCTATCGCGGCACCGAATATGCCGTCAGCTTCCTGCCGAAACTGAAGATCGAGATCGCCGTGCCGGGCGACGTCGTCGACAAGGCCGTCGAGGCGATCGCGTCGGCCGCCAAGACCGGCCAGATCGGGGACGGCAAGATCTTCGTCTACTCGATCGACCATGCCGTGCGCATCCGCACGGGCGAAACCGATACCGAAGCCCTTTAA
- a CDS encoding ammonium transporter, with protein sequence MSAFTLTRILPRAAAAAAALLTPVAAFAQETAPAATQAAAAAPVPDKADTAFMFLATLLVFFMLIPGLALFYGGLVRAKNMLSVLMQCTVIGAMMMIVWVIYGYSFAFGGSTSAYFGGFAKVFLTGVTVESTAATFTDGVVIPEYIFMLFQMTFAALTPALIVGAFAERIKFSAVILFTLLWSTFVYFPIAHMVWDGNGLIFKMGALDFAGGTVVHINAGVAGLIGAIMVGKRTGFGKDMMAPHSMTLTLVGAAMLWFGWFGFNAGSNLEASGGAILATVNTFVATAAAILAWSVVETFTRGKASLLGAASGMIAGLVAVTPAAGSVGPFGAIVLGLVVSPVCYFFVAVVKNKFGYDDTADVFGVHGVGGLIGALGTGIFTAPSLGGTGGADFSIASQFMTQLTAVAITIVWCAVGSAILYKIVDMVVGLRVSVEAEREGLDLSSHGEAAYHA encoded by the coding sequence ATGTCTGCATTCACGCTTACCCGTATCCTTCCCCGCGCGGCCGCAGCCGCGGCGGCCCTGCTGACGCCGGTCGCCGCCTTCGCGCAGGAAACCGCCCCGGCCGCAACGCAGGCCGCAGCCGCCGCACCCGTTCCGGACAAGGCGGACACCGCCTTCATGTTCCTCGCGACGCTGCTCGTCTTCTTCATGCTGATCCCGGGCCTTGCCCTCTTCTACGGCGGCCTGGTGCGCGCCAAGAACATGCTGTCCGTCCTCATGCAATGCACGGTCATCGGCGCCATGATGATGATCGTCTGGGTGATCTACGGCTACTCCTTCGCCTTCGGTGGCTCGACGAGCGCCTATTTCGGCGGTTTCGCCAAGGTGTTCCTCACGGGCGTCACCGTCGAGAGCACGGCCGCGACCTTCACGGACGGCGTCGTCATCCCGGAATATATCTTCATGCTGTTCCAGATGACCTTCGCGGCGCTGACGCCCGCGCTGATCGTCGGCGCCTTCGCCGAGCGCATCAAGTTCTCGGCCGTCATCCTCTTCACGCTGCTCTGGTCGACCTTCGTCTACTTCCCGATCGCCCACATGGTCTGGGACGGCAACGGCCTGATCTTCAAGATGGGCGCGCTCGATTTCGCCGGCGGCACCGTCGTGCATATCAATGCCGGCGTCGCGGGCCTCATCGGCGCGATCATGGTCGGCAAGCGCACAGGCTTCGGCAAGGACATGATGGCGCCCCACTCCATGACGCTCACTCTCGTCGGCGCCGCCATGCTGTGGTTCGGCTGGTTCGGCTTCAACGCGGGCTCCAACCTCGAAGCCTCGGGCGGCGCGATCCTCGCCACCGTCAACACCTTCGTCGCGACGGCTGCCGCGATCCTCGCCTGGTCGGTGGTGGAGACCTTCACCCGCGGCAAGGCCTCGTTGCTCGGCGCCGCCTCCGGCATGATCGCCGGCCTCGTCGCCGTCACGCCGGCTGCCGGCTCCGTCGGCCCGTTCGGCGCCATCGTGCTCGGCCTCGTCGTCTCGCCGGTCTGCTACTTCTTCGTCGCCGTCGTGAAGAACAAGTTCGGCTATGACGATACGGCGGACGTCTTCGGCGTCCATGGCGTCGGCGGTCTCATCGGCGCGCTCGGCACGGGCATCTTCACCGCCCCGTCGCTCGGCGGCACGGGCGGCGCGGATTTCTCCATCGCCTCGCAGTTCATGACCCAGCTCACCGCCGTCGCCATCACCATCGTCTGGTGCGCCGTCGGCTCGGCGATCCTCTACAAGATCGTCGACATGGTCGTGGGCCTGCGCGTCTCCGTCGAGGCCGAGCGCGAGGGTCTCGACCTCTCGTCGCACGGGGAAGCGGCCTACCACGCCTAA